DNA sequence from the Tissierellales bacterium genome:
GCCGCAGGGAAAAATGTATTGATTGTAGACATTGATCCTCAGGGGAATTCAACAAGTGGTCTTGGAATAGATAAAGATAATATAGAAAAATCTATTTATGATTTACTTGTAGAAGGGGAAGATGCTAGAGATATTGTATATGAAACTTCATTTGAGGGTTTAAAAATTATACCATCAACTATGGAACTTGCTGGAGCTGAAATCGAATTAGCACTTAAAGAAAATAGAGAGTATTGCCTTGAAAAAGCTATTGAAAGCATTAGAGGTGATTATGACTATATATTTATAGATTGTCCGCCATCGCTTGGAATATTGACGATAAATGCGCTTAAGGCATCGGATAGTGTCATGATTCCAATACAATGTGAATACTATGCGCTAGAGGGAGTTAGTCAGCTTATGAACACTATAAATCTAGTCAAAAAAGGTTTAAATCCTTCTCTTCAAATAGAAGGGGTAGTGCTGAGCATGTTTGATGGTAGAACAAATCTTTCAATACAAGTAGTAGAAGAAGTTAAAAAGTACTTTGGAAATAAAGTGTATAGGACTATGATTCCAAGAAATGTTAGACTAGCAGAGGCACCAAGTTATGGAGTCCCAGTAATTGCA
Encoded proteins:
- a CDS encoding AAA family ATPase, whose protein sequence is MAKIVSIFNQKGGVGKTTTNINLSASLVAAGKNVLIVDIDPQGNSTSGLGIDKDNIEKSIYDLLVEGEDARDIVYETSFEGLKIIPSTMELAGAEIELALKENREYCLEKAIESIRGDYDYIFIDCPPSLGILTINALKASDSVMIPIQCEYYALEGVSQLMNTINLVKKGLNPSLQIEGVVLSMFDGRTNLSIQVVEEVKKYFGNKVYRTMIPRNVRLAEAPSYGVPVIAYDEKSKGAIAYNELAEEFLENIEEEY